GGCGGCTACGACCTCACCCGCGGGCTGGTCGCCGCCCGCCGGGTCGTCCGGTTCCTGCGGCTGGAGCCGGATGCCGCGGACGGCCCCGGGGACCCGGCCGGGGACGCCCCCGAGGCCGCGTCCGCGCTGCGTGATCCGGCGTCGGGCGTCGAGGTGGTGCCCGGGCTGCTGACCGCGCTGGCCGCCGCCCGGCCGGCCGAGTCGGCGGCGGTGGTCGACCGCCTCGGCCGGTTCGCGGATTCGGCCGCGACCTGGGGCGCGGTCCGGCTCGACGCGATCGCGCTGTCGCAGGTCCGCGACCGGATCGTGGTCGCCGACAACGAGGCCGAGCTGTTCGCCGGGACGCTGCGCGAGGTGGTGGGCGGGCGCCGGGACCGGACCGAGGAGGCGATCGGCCGCGCCGTCCGTACGGCCCTGGCCGAGGACATCGTCCGCGGTCTGCCGGACGGGCTCGACTCGGCGGTCGAGGCGCAGGGCCGCAATCTCTCCGGCGGGCAGCGGCAGCGGCTGCGCCTGGTGCGGGCACTGCTGGCCGACCCCGAGGTACTGCTCGCGGTGGAACCGACCTCGGCGGTCGACGCGCACACCGAGGCCGGTATCGCGGCCCGGCTGCACCACGCGCGGGCCGGCCGTACGACCGTCGTCACCAGCACCTCACCCCTGCTGCTCGACCGGGCCGACCGGGTGTATTTCCTCGTCGACGGCCGGGCCGTCGCCGTCGGCAGCCATCGTCAACTCCTGGACGAACAGCCCGGATACCGCCGTCTGGTGTCCCGCGGCGAGGACGGGGACGGCGCGGACGACGGCACGGGGCCCCGGCCCGCGGGGATGGCCGAGGCGCCCGTGACGCAGGAGGACGCACGATGACGGCGGCCGCCGCCCGTCCCGGGCGGTCCGAGGACGCCCCGCCGGACGGTGCGGCGCTGCCGGTGGCCGGTCCGGCCGCGACCCGGCGGGCGGCGCTCCGGCTGATCCGACGGGACGGCCGGGCCTTCGCCCTGATGCTCGCGCTGAACGCCCTGGCGGCCGGCGCCGGTCTGGCCGGCCCCTGGCTGCTCGGCCGGATCGTGGACACGGTGCGGGCCGGCGGCGGGGTGCGCACGGTGGACCGGCTGACGCTGGTCATCCTGGCGTGCGGGCTGGCTCAGCTGCTGCTGGCGCGCTATGCCCGGTACGTCGGGCACCGCTTCGGTGAGCGGACCGTGGCGCGGGTCCGCGAGCAGTATGTGGACCGGGCGCTCGCGCTGCCGGCCGCGGTCGTGGAGCGGGCAGGTACCGGTGATCTGACGGCCCGCGGTACGTCGGACGTCACCTCGGTCGCCCGGACGCTGCGGGACGCCGTGCCGGAGGTGTGTGTCGCCGCGGCGCAGGCGCTGTTCCTGCTGGGTGCGGTGGTGGTGCTCGATCCGCTGCTCGGTCTGTGCGGGCTGGGGGTGCTCAGCGGTGTGTTCGTGGTCCGGTGGTATCTGCGCCGGGCGCACGGCGCGTATCTGGCGGAGGGCGCGGCGACCTCGGCGCTCGCGGAGCTGCTGGCGGCCACCGCCGCGGGCGCCCGGACCGTCGAGGCGCTGGGGCTCCAGGAGCGCCGGACGGCGGCGGGCGAGGAGGCGGTCGAGCGGTGCCGCCGCACCCGCACCCGCACGCTGTTCCTGCGCAGTGTGCTGCTGCCCGCCGTGGATGTCGCGTATGTCTTCCCGGTGGCCGGTGTCCTGCTGGCCGGCGGGGCGCTGCACGGGCGGGGCGGGATCAGCCTGGGCGTGGTGATCGCCGCGGCGCTGTATCTGCGGCAGCTGTCCGACCCGTTGGCGACGGTCCTGTTCTGGGCGGAGCAACTGCAGAGCAGCGGCGCCGCGTTCGCCCGCGTCGAGGGGCTGGGCCAGGCCCCGCGGGCCCCGCGGACCGTCCCCGCGCCCCTCCTGCCCCGTCCCTCCCCGGAGGCCTCCCCCGCCCCCGCCACACCCGTCGACGACCGCATCGATGTCACCGGCGTCCACTACGCCTACGGGGACGGCGGCCGGAGCCCCGCCGCGCACCGCGACGTCCTGCACGGAGTGGACCTGTCCGTCCGCCCCGGCGAACGCCTCGCCCTGGTCGGCCCCTCCGGCGCCGGCAAGTCCACCCTGGGGCGGCTGCTGGCCGGGGTCGATGCGCCACACCGTGGCTCGGTGACGGTCGGGCGGGTGCCGATCGCCGCGCTGGACCCGGCGGTGCTGCGCCGTCAGGTCGTCCTCGTCACCCAGGAGCACCATGTGTTCCTGGGCACGCTCCGGGACAATCTGCAGATCGCCGCGCCCGAGGCCAAGGACGCCGCGCTGTATGCCGCGCTGGCCGCCGTGGGGGCCGACTGGGCCGCGGAGCTGCCGGCCGGCCTGGATACCGAGCTGGGCGCCGGCGGCCACCGCCCCGACGGCTCGCAGTCCCAGCAACTGGCCCTGGCCCGGGTGGTGCTGGCGGATCCGCACACGGTGATCCTGGACGAGGCGACCGCGCTGCTCGACCCGCGGACGGCCCGGCACACCGAGCGCGCCCTGGCCGCCGTCCTGAAGGGCCGTACGGTCATCGCCATCGCGCACCGTCTGCACACCGCGCACGACGCGGACCGGGTGGCCGTCATGGAGGAGGGCCGGCTGACCGAACTCGGCACACATGACGAGCTGGTGGCGGCGCGGGGGGCCTACGCCGCCCTGTGGCACTCCTGGCACAGCCAGGGGCCGTCCTAGGGCGCGCACAGCCCTTGGGAAGCGTCAGACGGATCTGCGCGGCCGTGTACGGCGGGCCGGCCCCGGCCGCCCGCCGTGCCGGGTCGTGATCCGGACAGCTGTGAACTGCTGTCCGGGCGGTTTCCGGCGGCGGGAGGGGGCGGGGACCGTTCCTGCCGCCGATCACGGGCCGTCCGGCTTCCGGACACCGATTTCGCGCAACGGACGGATTCCGGCCAATTAGTTGAACGGAGCCTGACAACAAGCCACTGGTGGTGGGACTCTTCCCGGCAACCGCCGCACGGATCCCCACAGCACCAACTCCCTGCGGCCGGAGGCTCCACGCGCACCACCCGTTCCACCCGTAACACCGAGCACCCCACGTACGTCTCCCCCCACACGCTCCAAGAGTTCTGCCTCGCTCTGCCCGGACGGCCGCTTCGCCGCCCGGTCCCCCTCGGCCGCAGCGTCATGTGGCGGCCACCGCAGAAGGAGTCAGTGTGAGACGCACCCCCCATGGACGCGCCGTTGCGACCGGCGCACTGGTCGCCGTCACGGCGATGCTGGCCGTCGGCGTTCAGGCCGGTACCGGCACGGCGGCCGCCCCGCGGCCGGGCACCACGCATGCCACCCCCGATCCCGGCGCACTGCCGGCCAAGCTGTCCCCGTCCCAGCGTGCGGAGCTGATACGGGCAGCCGGCGCCACCACCGCCGAGACCGCGCGGCAGCTGAAGCTCGGCGCGAAGGAGAAGCTGGTCGTCAAGGACGTCTCGAAGGATGTCGACGGCACCGTGCACACCCGCTACGAGCGCACCTACGACGGGCTGCCCGTCCTCGGCGGCGACCTCGTGGTGCACGAGAGCAAGGGCGGCACCCTCAAGGGCGTCACCAAGGCCGTCCGCTCCCAGCTCAAGGTCGCGGGCACCACCGCGAAGGTGAAGCCGGCCACGGCCGAGGCGAAGGCCGTCAAGGCGGCGCAGGCGCTCGGTTCGAAGAAGACCGAGGCCGCGAAGGCGCCGCGCAAGGTGGTCTGGGTCGCCGACGGCAAGCCGGTGCTGGCCTACGAGACGGTGGTCGGCGGGCTGCAGGACGACGGCACCCCCAACCGGCTGCACGTCATCACCGACGCCACGACGGGCGCCAAGATCTTCCAGTACCAGGGGATCGAGAACGGCGTCGGCAACACCCAGTACAGCGGCAAGGTCACCGTCGGATCGTCGGGCTCGGCGCCGAACTTCTCGCTGACCGACCCCACCCGCGGCAACCACAAGACCTACGACCTCAAGCACGGCTCGTCCGGCACCGGTTCGCTCTTCACCGACGCCGACGACACCTGGGGCGACGGCACCCCGCAGAACGCCCAGACGGCGGGTGCCGACGCGGCCTTCGGTGCCCAGGTGACCTGGGACTACTACAAGAACGTGCACGGCCGCAGCGGCATCAAGGGCGACGGCGTCGGCGCCTACTCCCGGGTGCACTACGGCAACAGCTACGTCAACGCCTTCTGGGACGACGGCTGCTTCTGCATGACGTACGGCGACGGCAGCGGCAACTCCGCCCCGCTGACCTCCATCGACGTGGCCGGCCACGAGATGTCGCACGGTGTCACCGCGGCCACCGCCGACCTCACCTACAGCGGGGAGTCCGGCGGCCTCAACGAGGCGACCTCCGACATCTTCGGCACGGCGGTGGAGTTCTACGCCAACAACACCTCCGACCCCGGTGACTACCTCATCGGCGAGAAGATCGACATCAATGGCGACGGCACCCCGCTTCGCTACATGGACAAGCCGTCCAAGGACGGTGCGTCGGCCGACTACTGGTCGAGCAACGTCGGCAACAAGGACGTGCACTACTCGTCCGGTGTCGCCAACCACTTCTTCTACCTGCTGTCCGAGGGCAGCGGCCCGAAGGACATCGGCGGCGTCCACTACGACAGCCCGACCTTCGACAACCTGCCGGTCCCGGGCATCGGCCGGGCCAACGCCGAGAAGGTCTGGTTCAAGGCACTCAGCCAGTACATGAGCGCCAACACCAACTACGCGGCCGCCCGCACCGCCACTCTCAAGGCCGCCGCCGACCTGTTCGGCGAGGGCAGCGCCTCGTACAACACGGTCGCCAACACCTGGGCGGCGGTCAACGTCGGCTCCCGCGTCCCGGACAGCGGCGCGGTCTCCGTCACCAACCCGGGCAGCCAGACCAGCACCGTGGGCCAGGCGGCGAGCCTGCAGATCAAGGCGAGCAGCGGCACCGCGGGCGCACTGTCGTACGCGGCGACCGGGCTGCCCGCCGGGCTGTCGCTCAACGCGACCACCGGTCTGATCTCCGGTACGCCGACCACGGCCGGCACCGGCAGCGTGACGGTCACCGTCACCGACGCCGCGAAGAAGACCGGTACCGCCACCTTCACCTGGACGGTCAACCCGGCCGGCGGCGGCAATGTCTTCGAGAACGCCGACGATGTGCAGATCCCGGACGCGGGTTCCGCGGTCACCTCGCCGCTCAACGTCGGCCGCAGCGGCAACGCACCGAGCACGCTGAAGGTCGGGGTGGACATCGTGCACACCTACCGCGGTGACCTGGTCGTGGACCTGATCGCCCCGGACGGCACGGCCTACCGGCTGAAGAACTCCAGCGCGTTCGACTCGGCGGCCAACGTGAAGACCACGTACACCGTCAACGCCTCCTCGGAGAAGGCGAGCGGCACCTGGAAGCTGCGGGTCCAGGACGTCTACTCCCAGGACTCGGGCTACATCAACGGCTGGAAGCTGACCTTCTGATCCTCCGGCAGCACCCAGCGGTCACCTTTGTGTGACACAGGCGGGTCGACAGATCACGCCACCGCACAACTGGCACAAGGGGCACATGCGTTGGGCGTCGTTCCCGGGAAATCCGGGGGCGGCGCCCAGCTCCGTTATGCGAACGGCGATCACCTCTCTACGGACAATTTTCAGCCAATCCGTTAACACCCTCCTGACATGCACGCGTTCGAATGGCAGTCTTCCCGAACGCACGTCACACCCGCATCGCTTTGCACCCCCACCACTTGGCAAAGTTGAAGGAGCACGCGTGACCCCCCGCATATCCCGTAAGACCCGTGTCGCCGGTACCGCAATCGCCGCCGCGGCCCTCCTGGCCGCCGGCATCACCGCAGGTACCGCCGGCGCCTCCCCCGCCTCGGCCCCCACGCCGGACGGTTCGCCCCTCAAGCTCACCGCCTCGCACCGTGCGGAACTGCTGCGCGACGCGAGCGCCACCAAGGCGCAGACCGCCAAGGAACTGGGCCTGGGCGCACAGGAGAAGCTGCTCGTCAAGGACGTCATCAAGGACGCCGACGGCACCACGCACACCCGCTACGACCGCACCTACGCCGGCCTGCCGGTGCTGGGCGGCGACATGATCGTGCACACCGCCAAGGGCGGCGCGATCAAGGACACCACCAAGTCGACCGAGAAGTCGGTCAAGGTGGCCTCCACCACGGCGAAGATCGCCCCGACCGCCGCCGCGAAGTCGGCGCAGGGCACCGCGGTGAAGTCGCTCAGCGCGAAGAAGGCCGACGCGCAGACGCCCAAGAAGGTCGTCTGGGCCGCCTCCGGCACCCCCGTCCTCGCCTACGACACCGTCGTCAAGGGCGTCAAGAAGGACGGCACCCCCAGCCGGATGCACGTCATCACCGACGCCAACAGCGGCAAGAAGCTGTTCCAGTACGACGAGATCCGTACCGGCAAGGGCGAGAGCGAGTACAGCGGCAGTGTCGAGCTGGGCACCTCCAAGGAGGGCAACGGCTTCACGCTGACCGACAAGGAGCGCGGTGGCCACAAGACCACCAACCTCGAGAACGGCGAGTCCGGTGACGGCAAGCCCTTCACGGACGAGGACGACAAGTGGGGCACCGGCAAGCCGGACGACCCGCAGACCGCGGCCGTTGACGCCCACTACGGTGCGGGCGTGACCTGGGACTACTACAAGAAGGTCCACGGCCGCGACGGCATCAAGGGTGACGGCAAGGGCGCCTTCTCCCGCGTCCACTACGGCAAGAGCTACGTCAACGCCTTCTGGGACGACGACTGCTTCTGCATGACGTACGGCGACGGCGAGGGCGACAAGGCCCCGCTGACCGCGCTGGACGTCGCGGCGCACGAGATGTCGCACGGTGTCACCTCCGCCACCGCCAACCTCACCTACAGCGGTGAGTCCGGCGGCCTGAACGAGGGCACCTCGGACATCTTCGGGACCTCGGCCGAGTTCTACGCCAAGAGCGAGAAGGACCCGGGCGACTACCTCATCGGCGAGAAGATCGACATCAACGGTGACGGTACCCCGCTGCGCTACATGGACAAGCCGTCCAAGGACGGTCAGTCGCAGGACAACTGGGACTCCAAGACCGGCGGTCTCGACCCGCACTACTCCTCGGGTGTCGCCAACCACTTCTTCTACCTGCTGTCCGAGGGCAGCGGCCCGAAGGAGATCGGTGGCGTCAAGTACGACAGCCCGACGGCGGACGGCAAGAAGGTCGAGGGCATCGGCCGGGACAAGGCCGAGAAGATCTGGTTCAAGGCCCTGACCGAGTACATGACCTCGAACACGGACTACAAGGCCGCGCGCGAGGCGACCGTCAAGGCCGCCACCGACCTGTACAAGGCCGGCAGCGCCGAGGTCAAGGGCGTCGAGGCCGCTTGGACCGG
This genomic stretch from Streptomyces nigrescens harbors:
- a CDS encoding ABC transporter ATP-binding protein, with translation MTAAAARPGRSEDAPPDGAALPVAGPAATRRAALRLIRRDGRAFALMLALNALAAGAGLAGPWLLGRIVDTVRAGGGVRTVDRLTLVILACGLAQLLLARYARYVGHRFGERTVARVREQYVDRALALPAAVVERAGTGDLTARGTSDVTSVARTLRDAVPEVCVAAAQALFLLGAVVVLDPLLGLCGLGVLSGVFVVRWYLRRAHGAYLAEGAATSALAELLAATAAGARTVEALGLQERRTAAGEEAVERCRRTRTRTLFLRSVLLPAVDVAYVFPVAGVLLAGGALHGRGGISLGVVIAAALYLRQLSDPLATVLFWAEQLQSSGAAFARVEGLGQAPRAPRTVPAPLLPRPSPEASPAPATPVDDRIDVTGVHYAYGDGGRSPAAHRDVLHGVDLSVRPGERLALVGPSGAGKSTLGRLLAGVDAPHRGSVTVGRVPIAALDPAVLRRQVVLVTQEHHVFLGTLRDNLQIAAPEAKDAALYAALAAVGADWAAELPAGLDTELGAGGHRPDGSQSQQLALARVVLADPHTVILDEATALLDPRTARHTERALAAVLKGRTVIAIAHRLHTAHDADRVAVMEEGRLTELGTHDELVAARGAYAALWHSWHSQGPS
- a CDS encoding M4 family metallopeptidase, encoding MRRTPHGRAVATGALVAVTAMLAVGVQAGTGTAAAPRPGTTHATPDPGALPAKLSPSQRAELIRAAGATTAETARQLKLGAKEKLVVKDVSKDVDGTVHTRYERTYDGLPVLGGDLVVHESKGGTLKGVTKAVRSQLKVAGTTAKVKPATAEAKAVKAAQALGSKKTEAAKAPRKVVWVADGKPVLAYETVVGGLQDDGTPNRLHVITDATTGAKIFQYQGIENGVGNTQYSGKVTVGSSGSAPNFSLTDPTRGNHKTYDLKHGSSGTGSLFTDADDTWGDGTPQNAQTAGADAAFGAQVTWDYYKNVHGRSGIKGDGVGAYSRVHYGNSYVNAFWDDGCFCMTYGDGSGNSAPLTSIDVAGHEMSHGVTAATADLTYSGESGGLNEATSDIFGTAVEFYANNTSDPGDYLIGEKIDINGDGTPLRYMDKPSKDGASADYWSSNVGNKDVHYSSGVANHFFYLLSEGSGPKDIGGVHYDSPTFDNLPVPGIGRANAEKVWFKALSQYMSANTNYAAARTATLKAAADLFGEGSASYNTVANTWAAVNVGSRVPDSGAVSVTNPGSQTSTVGQAASLQIKASSGTAGALSYAATGLPAGLSLNATTGLISGTPTTAGTGSVTVTVTDAAKKTGTATFTWTVNPAGGGNVFENADDVQIPDAGSAVTSPLNVGRSGNAPSTLKVGVDIVHTYRGDLVVDLIAPDGTAYRLKNSSAFDSAANVKTTYTVNASSEKASGTWKLRVQDVYSQDSGYINGWKLTF
- a CDS encoding M4 family metallopeptidase, which encodes MTPRISRKTRVAGTAIAAAALLAAGITAGTAGASPASAPTPDGSPLKLTASHRAELLRDASATKAQTAKELGLGAQEKLLVKDVIKDADGTTHTRYDRTYAGLPVLGGDMIVHTAKGGAIKDTTKSTEKSVKVASTTAKIAPTAAAKSAQGTAVKSLSAKKADAQTPKKVVWAASGTPVLAYDTVVKGVKKDGTPSRMHVITDANSGKKLFQYDEIRTGKGESEYSGSVELGTSKEGNGFTLTDKERGGHKTTNLENGESGDGKPFTDEDDKWGTGKPDDPQTAAVDAHYGAGVTWDYYKKVHGRDGIKGDGKGAFSRVHYGKSYVNAFWDDDCFCMTYGDGEGDKAPLTALDVAAHEMSHGVTSATANLTYSGESGGLNEGTSDIFGTSAEFYAKSEKDPGDYLIGEKIDINGDGTPLRYMDKPSKDGQSQDNWDSKTGGLDPHYSSGVANHFFYLLSEGSGPKEIGGVKYDSPTADGKKVEGIGRDKAEKIWFKALTEYMTSNTDYKAAREATVKAATDLYKAGSAEVKGVEAAWTGVAVK